From a region of the Oryzias melastigma strain HK-1 linkage group LG4, ASM292280v2, whole genome shotgun sequence genome:
- the aspm gene encoding abnormal spindle-like microcephaly-associated protein isoform X1, with protein sequence MAGAIAARQGFLDISPGRRHDGNKENDIPVLSLIQFSKPPFVTFGTVKLGTSKSAVLRIENPTEDVEAEVTVEKIPSGKGFSINHNTFTIEPAGSFALTITWTPSEEGGIRELIVVNANGILKHQAVLLGRAEATKKKKKSLWDTIKKKNGENIKPSRAKKVDPPLKMAANKTFQVSRTPQYQRDKPCSQLASLNDRKAVRERSISNYNRLESNSLTQEDRKPLHTRQLAVTDLETVHPLQKNSPVVLLVPAATFKGSSDPCSSMDSPLEKCENKDLAKILNRTLSPIGTPERFRKLMPHIQSESPPSPAAAKPETDSVSTEKPVVSLTDALALIGSDLSQIYTSPRELSSSCEYSDSLESKGGGSENADLRAIPDSPEPLESNEPRLTFFVSKKSVSSDDQKTVEKVKKTTFTSATVIKSKASVDSNGSSGRKIKKSRRRLLEKTLELSGSSSQSESGPGTPSLPVIAADTGAALSDENHQTSGFASLSSTPRPRTSSPPIAFPISPLCNALSHTSSSVSPLPPAAPSPIMFTIASPPPVDSSSPLHHDLLPSFQQVQAVPATLSVHEESFPVQVAAKCKKRKSEEHVKFEDAGKPDQGKRSKVVTAKPEPPRSVQDRTSRTQRQRATGTALSVDTASLKKTRPAAPSQAKPTNSKAISKGPGAAAVRRTKVVAVAQSKLTFIKPTQTALPRHPMSFAAKNMFYDERWIEKQERGFTWWINYVLTPDDFKVNPEVNKASAVSLAIGSDKFNVPRAPTKEEMSFSTYTARRKLNRLRRSACQLFTSEAMVKAIQRLELEVEARRLLVRKDRHLWKDIGERKKVLNWLLSYNPLWLRIGLETIFGEFISLESNSDTLGLAMFILQRLLWNPDIAADYRHPRVPHLYKDGHEEALSRFTLKKLLLLVCFLDKAKECRLIEHNPCLFCVDAEFKTTKDLLLAFSRDFLSGEGILPRHLGYLGLPVSHVQTPLDEFDFAVKNLAVDLKCGIRLVRVMELLTLDWSLSAKLRLPAISRLQKIHNIDVALQVLKAKGINLKDEHGSIIDSRDIADGHREKTLSLLWKIIFAFHVEVILDESQLSQEIGFLKRTLRTKRRLARVRADQGIQPSPVKTRVPYVHTSTKVTLLMDWVRAVCNFYSLKVENFTVMFSDGRVLCYLIHHYHPSLLPEASINHSTTQTVEGSPTGRLELDCSASDSDSSFNSLKKGGPDSPSVEFKELLENEKSNFRLVNSAVAFLGGVPAMINPADMSNTIPDEKVVMSYLSFLCARLLDLRNETRAARVIQGAWRKYRLKKDLQLYEERNKAALKIQLVVRRFLQKRRAERRTRAAVLIQSAWRGFLARKILRMQKEALLRAVQHEAATIIQAQWRMFSTFKAYHRLRYYTVSVQAQWRMRRAAASYSKVCTAVRVIQKYSRAWALSRKQRDRYLLLRSSVVKLQRAFRRWRARKIEEENHAAAVIQAAFKKWYNHRMAMKYAAAVRIQSWFRMRVCYRDYRQIRRSAVLIQAYCRGQAQRRCFQMLKLQHNAAGVIQRAFRGHVVRKQVLEMRRAAVVIQRRFRASVKRDAQRSAFLRMRCAAVAMQAAFRGKMAREMLKKQHKAATVIQAAFREWAARKQYLALRGAAVRVQRRYRAAVLARKTKAQYHALRKATLVLQASWRGKADRKKIETWHRCATLIQASYRQHRIQTQFTSKKGAALVIQRQYRAFVAGKEMRGIFLQKRAASITLQAGFRGMRARSELRRKHQAATVIQSWIRMFLCKKRYFLMQCAAIIIQSRYRALLLCRASQNEFRKKKQAAVKIQATFRGFRVRREHRRRMAAATAIQAQFRMHKMRMAYLAAKFAAIIIQERYRAQKLRDQELQSYKRIKSAAVVIQAAYRGCMVRRRMAERHQAATVIQRRFLTIQARKQFLKLMSAALTCQQRYRALSLARKVRLDYLSKRRAVVCLQAAWRGYAVRKQLRVQQKAAVIIQSHFRMHQQQTRYRRLCWACKVVQKQCRANKQMRVDMHAMKAMKNAAIVLQSVYRGMKSRRILKQEHQAAAVIQRSFRAHREHRSYLTLKSSVLKIQRRYRANMAAKKQKHQYQQIRKASIVLQAVYRGQQVRKEVKRWHQAATVIQSAFRRYREEVKFQAMRLSAIIIQRRYRALLQGRRDRENFLRMKRSAVVLQAAFRGHRVRSEVTNMHSAALVIQANFRRFRRQKAFRTQRWAAVVLQQRFRAQKQKRQTVKQYQDVRKATVLLQAAFRGMKSRRILKQEHQAAAVIQRSFRAHCEHRSYLTLKSSVLKIQCRYRANMAAKKQKHQYQQIRKASIVLQAVYRGQQVRKEVKRWHQAATVIQSAFRRYREEVKFQAMRLSAIIIQRRYRALLQGRRDRENFLRMKRSAVVLQAAFRGHRVRSEVTNMHSAALVIQANFRRFRQQKAFRRLRWAAVVFQQRFRAQKQKRHAVKQYQDMRKAAVLLQAAFRGMKSRRILKQEHQAAAVIQRSFRAHREHRSYLTLKSFVLKIQRRYRANMAAKKQKHQYQQIRKASIVLQAVYRGQQVRKEVKHWHQAATVIQSACRRYREEVKFQAMRLSAIIIQRRYRALLQGRRDRENFLRKKRSAVVLQAAFRGHRVRSEVTNLHSAALVIQANFRRLKHQKTFRRLRSAAIVLQQRFRAQKQKQHAVKQYQDVRKAAVLLQAAFRGMKSRRILKQEHQAAAVIQRSFRAHREHRSYLTLKSSVLKIQRRYRANMAAKKQKHQYQQIRKASIVLQAVYRGQQVRKEVKRWHQAATVIQSAFRRYREEVKFQAMRLSAIIIQRRYRALLQGRRDRENFLRMKRSAVVLQAAFRGHRVRSEVTNMHSAALVIQANFRRFRQQKAFRRLRSAAVVLQQKFRAQKQKQHSVKQYQDVRKATVLLQAAFRGMKSRRILKQEHHAAAVIQRSFRAHCEHRNYRTLKSSVLKIQRRYRANMAAKTERNIYLQKRQAAILIQRSFRTWKARQLVVEAARAEKRLRFTAVVFHHLCAIKIQRRLRAHWALESAKKQINSVVTIQRWLRARQQRRRYLEDRRKLVSIQRAVRRWLARRHQAASVIQLAVRKFLYVKRQQRVQQGIVKAQALWRAHCSRRRHDNVKLVKLRHRLRQISAAVREEDKLCNKTSSALDYLLRYKHFSYILEALKNLETATRLSPECCERLVESGATNVIFTLIRCCNRSVPCMDVITFSIQILLNLSKYHKTIEAVYSVENSVETLLDLLQRYREKAGDKVAEKGGSIFTKACFLLALLLQDKRRAEAVMKLPKVLDRIRSIYRLTARKHKMDAERTILKQKMNASINGSFYVPATPRKSRPVPKFAPEWVLRKDKLKDIVDPLRAIHMVADTLSIVL encoded by the exons atggcTGGAGCCATTGCAGCTCGGCAGGGATTTCTAGACATCAGTCCCGGGAGGAGGCACGATGGTAACAAGGAGAATGATATTCCGGTTCTGAGTTTGATCCAGTTTTCAAAGCCTCCTTTTGTGACTTTCGGAACCGTAAAGTTGGGGACCTCGAAATCGGCCGTGTTGCGAATTGAAAACCCTACAGAGGACGTGGAAGCAGAGGTTACCGTTGAGAAGATCCCTTCGGGTAAAGGCTTCTCTATCAACCACAACACGTTTACCATTGag CCTGCGGGATCATTCGCTTTGACCATTACTTGGACCCCATCTGAAGAAGGTGGAATCAGAGAGCTCATTGTTGTCAATGCCAATGGGATCCTTAAACACCAGGCTGTTCTTTTGGGTAGAGCGgaagcaacaaagaaaaaaaag aaaagcTTATGGGAcacaatcaaaaagaaaaatggagaaaacaTAAAACCATCAAGGGCAAAGAAAGTGGACCCTCCACTAAAGATGGCTgccaacaaaacatttcaagtgTCCCGAACGCCTCAGTACCAGCGAGACAAGCCGTGTAGCCAGCTTGCGTCGCTGAATGATAGAAAAGCTGTCAGAGAGAGGTCCATCTCCAACTACAACCGCCTGGAGAGCAACTCCCTGACACAAGAGGACAGGAAACCGTTACACACCAGGCAACTGGCTGTTACTGATCTGGAGACGGTTCATCCTCTCCAGAAAAACTCTCCTGTGGTTCTACTTGTTCCAGCTGCAACGTTTAAGGGATCGAGCGATCCTTGCTCCAGCATGGATTCCCcactggaaaaatgtgaaaacaaagacCTCGCTAAAATTTTGAACCGGACTCTGTCACCAATCGGGACACCAGAGAGGTTTAGGAAACTCATGCCTCACATTCAGTCAGAGAGCCCACCATCTCCTGCTGCTGCAAAACCTGAAACTGACAGTGTGTCAACTGAAAAGCCCGTCGTGTCACTGACGGATGCACTGGCCCTCATTGGCTCTGATTTAAGCCAAATTTACACCAGTCCTCGGGAGCTTAGTTCCAGCTGTGAGTATTCCGACTCCCTGGAATCAAAGGGTGGAGGATCTGAGAATGCTGACCTCAGAGCAATACCTGACAGCCCAGAACCGCTCGAGTCCAATGAGCCAAGACTTACGTTCTTTGTCAGTAAAAAGTCCGTGTCATCAGATGACCAAAAGACTGtagaaaaggttaaaaagacTACTTTTACATCGGCCACGGTCATTAAAAGCAAGGCATCAGTGGATTCAAATGGCTCCAGTGGacggaaaataaagaaatctcgGCGAAGGCTTCTGGAGAAAACACTTGAGTTGTCTGGCAGTAGCAGTCAGAGCGAGTCTGGACCGGGTACTCCAAGCCTGCCCGTGATAGCTGCTGACACAGGAGCTGCTCTGAGTGATGAAAACCATCAAACATCAGGGTTTGCCTCCCTCAGTTCAACTCCCAGACCTCGCACCTCGTCGCCCCCAATCGCCTTCCCCATCTCCCCTCTTTGTAACGCCTTGTCACACACCTCCTCGTCAGTCAGCCCTCTGCCTCCTGCAGCACCTTCTCCCATCATGTTTACCATTGCCTCCCCACCACCTGTGGACTCATCTTCACCTCTTCATCACGATCTTCTACCAAGCTTCCAGCAGGTGCAGGCTGTTCCTGCAACTCTATCCGTCCACGAAGAGTCGTTTCCCGTTCAAGTGGCAGCAAAATGCAAGAAGAGAAAGAGTGAGGAGCATGTGAAGTTTGAGGATGCTGGGAAACCAGATCAGGGCAAACGAAGCAAGGTGGTGACAGCAAAACCGGAACCCCCAAGATCAGTCCAGGACAGGACGAGTAGAACACAGAGGCAACGAGCAACAG GAACTGCTCTGTCAGTGGATACAGCATCTCTAAAGAAAACGCGGCCTGCAGCTCCTTCCCAGgccaaaccaacaaactccaAAGCAATCTCTAAGG GACCAGGTGCTGCAGCTGTGAGGAGAACTAAAGTAGTGGCTGTGGCGCAATCCAAACTGACCTTCATCAAGCCGACTCAGACGG cCCTTCCCAGACATCCCATGTCATTCGCTGCCAAGAACATGTTCTACGATGAGAGGTGGATCGAGAAGCAGGAGAGGGGGTTCACATGGTGGATCAATTACGTCCTCACTCCCGATGACTTTAAAGTCAACCCTGAAGTCAACAAAG CTAGTGCCGTGTCTCTCGCCATCGGCAGCGACAAGTTCAATGTGCCCAGAGCTCCCACCAAAGAGGAGATGTCCTTCAGTACCTACACGGCCAGACGGAAGCTAAACCGCCTCCGCCGCTCTGCCTGCCAGTTGTTCACGTCTGAAGCCATGGTCAAGGCCATTCAGAGGCTCGAACTGGAGGTGGAGGCCAGGCGCCTGCTCGTACGGAAAGACCGCCACCTGTGGAAGgacattg GTGAGCGCAAAAAGGTTCTCAACTGGCTCCTTTCTTACAATCCCCTGTGGTTACGGATTGGTCTTGAG ACGATTTTTGGGGAGTTCATCTCTCTTGAGAGCAACAGTGACACCCTGGGTCTGGCCATGTTCATCCTCCAGCGGCTGCTGTGGAACCCCGACATTGCGGCGGACTACAGACACCCCAGGGTGCCTCACCTTTACAAAGACG GCCACGAGGAGGCGCTGTCTCGCTTCACTCtgaagaagctgctgctgctggtctgTTTCCTGGATAAAGCCAAAGAATGTCGTCTGATCGAACACAACCCCTGTTTGTTCTGTGTGGATGCAGAGTTCAAG ACGACCAAAGACCTGTTGCTGGCCTTCTCCAGGGACTTCCTGAGCGGAGAGGGGATCCTCCCGCGGCACCTCGGCTACCTCGGGTTACCCGTCTCCCATGTTCAAACTCCTCTTGATGAGTTCGACTTTGCTGTAAAGAACCTAGCGGTGGATTTGAAATGCGGCATTCGTCTTGT TCGTGTGATGGAGCTCCTCACTCTGGATTGGAGTTTGTCGGCGAAGCTGCGTCTGCCCGCCATCAGTCGCCTTCAGAAGATCCACAACATCGACGTCGCCCTGCAGGTGCTGAAAGCCAAAGGGATCAATCTCAAGGATGAACACG GTTCCATCATTGACTCCAGAGACATTGCAGATGGACACAGAGAGAAGACATTGAGCCTTCTGTGGAAAATCATCTTTGCATTCCAT GTGGAAGTGATTCTGGATGAGAGTCAGCTCAGTCAGGAAATCGGTTTCCTGAAGAGAACTTTGAGGACCAAGCGGAGGTTGGCCCGAGTGAGGGCTGACCAGGGCATTCAGCCCAGTCCAGTGAAGACCAGGGTGCCGTATGTACACACCAGCACCAAGGTTACATTGCTGATGGACTGGGTCCGTGCTGTCTGTAACTTCTACAGTCtgaag GTGGAAAACTTCACCGTGATGTTTTCAGACGGCCGCGTTCTTTGCTACCTCATCCACCACTATCACCCCAGCCTCCTGCCAGAGGCCTCAATCAACCACAGCACCACCCAGACCGTGGAGGGTTCCCCGACAGGTCGTCTGGAGCTCGACTGTTCAGCCAGCGACTCCGACAGCTCCTTTAACTCGTTAAAAAAAG GAGGCCCAGATTCTCCTTCTGTTGAGTTTAAAGAGCTGCTGGAGAACGAGAAAAGCAACTTCAGGTTGGTCAACAGTGCTGTGGCGTTCCTGGGGGGAGTTCCCGCCATGATCAACCCGGCTGATATGTCCAACACCATCCCCGATGAGAAG GTGGTGATGTCCTACCTGTCCTTCCTCTGTGCTCGTCTGCTGGACCTGCGGAATGAAACCAGAGCTGCTCGGGTCATTCAAGGAGCCTGGAGGAAATACAGACTGAAGAAAGATCTGCAGCTTTATGAG GAAAGAAACAAGGCTGCCTTGAAGATCCAGCTTGTGGTGAGACGTTTTCTACAGAAGCGCAGAGCTGAGAGGCGAACTCGGGCTGCAGTCCTCATTCAGTCTGCCTGGAGGGGCTTTTTAGCCCGCAAAATTCTGAGGATGCAGAAAGAGGCCCTGCTGCGGGCTGTGCAGCACGAGGCAGCAACCATTATCCAG GCTCAATGGAGGATGTTTTCTACCTTTAAGGCCTACCACCGCCTCAGATATTACACAGTGTCAGTACAAGCCCaatggaggatgaggagggcAGCTGCCTCTTATAGCAAAGTCTGCACAGCGGTCAGAGTCATCCAGAAGTACTCCCGAGCTTGGGCTCTCTCCAGAAAGCAGCGGGACCGTTACCTCCTACTCAGGAGCTCGGTGGTGAAACTGCAAAGAGCTTTTAGGAGATGGAGGGCTAGAAAAATTGAAGAGGAAAATCATGCGGCGGCAGTGATCCAAGCAGCTTTTAAGAAGTGGTACAACCACAGGATGGCAATGAAATATGCTGCCGCGGTGAGAATTCAGTCCTGGTTCCGAATGCGGGTGTGCTATCGTGACTACAGGCAGATCAGGAGGAGCGCTGTTCTCATTCAAGCTTACTGCAGGGGCCAAGCACAGAGGCGCTGCTTTCagatgctgaagctgcagcACAATGCTGCTGGTGTCATTCAAAGGGCCTTCAGAGGCCACGTCGTGAGGAAGCAGGTGCTGGAAATGAGGCGTGCCGCGGTCGTGATCCAGCGGCGCTTTAGGGCCTCAGTGAAAAGAGATGCGCAAAGAAGCGCATTCTTGAGGATGAGATGCGCCGCTGTCGCCATGCAGGCGGCGTTTCGTGGAAAGATGGCTCGAGAGATGCTGAAAAAGCAGCACAAGGCAGCAACGGTGATCCAGGCAGCCTTTAGGGAGTGGGCTGCCCGAAAGCAGTACCTCGCCTTGAGAGGAGCAGCTGTTAGGGTACAACGGAGGTACAGAGCTGCCGTTCTGGCTCGCAAGACAAAGGCACAATACCATGCTTTAAGGAAAGCCACCCTCGTTTTACAAGCCAGCTGGAGAGGCAAAGCTGACAGGAAGAAAATTGAAACGTGGCATCGGTGTGCAACTTTGATACAGGCTTCCTATCGACAGCACAGAATCCAAACCCAGTTCACATCCAAGAAGGGAGCAGCTTTAGTCATTCAGCGTCAGTACAGAGCTTTTGTTGCTGGGAAGGAGATGAGGGGAATATTCTTGCAGAAACGAGCAGCTTCTATAACTCTTCAAGCTGGATTTAGAGGCATGAGAGCAAGATCTGAGCTGAGGAGGAAGCACCAAGCTGCAACAGTCATTCAGTCTTGGATTAGAATGTTTTTGTGTAAGAAACGCTACTTCTTGATGCAGTGCGCAGCAATTATCATCCAGTCCAGATACAGAGCTCTTCTGCTGTGCAGGGCGTCACAAAATGAGTTCAGAAAGAAGAAGCAGGCCGCTGTAAAGATACAAGCCACGTTCAGGGGGTTCAGAGTGAGGCGGGAGCACCGGAGGAGGATGGCTGCTGCCACGGCGATCCAAGCTCAGTTCAGGATGCACAAGATGCGTATGGCTTACCTAGCTGCCAAGTTTGCAGCCATTATTATTCAGGAGCGCTACAGGGCCCAAAAGCTCCGGGATCAAGAGCTGCAAAGCTACAAAAGAATCAAATCTGCTGCTGTGGTTATCCAGGCTGCATACCGAGGATGCATGGTCAGGAGGAGGATGGCAGAACGCCATCAAGCTGCAACAGTCATACAGAGAAGGTTTCTGACAATCCAGGCCAGAAAGCAATTCCTCAAACTCATGTCAGCAGCTCTCACCTGTCAACAGAGGTATAGAGCTCTGAGCCTGGCAAGAAAAGTCCGCCTGGATTATCTGTCAAAGCGCAGGGCTGTCGTTTGTTTGCAGGCAGCTTGGAGAGGATACGCAGTCAGAAAGCAGTTGCGTGTCCAGCAAAAGGCGGCTGTGATTATTCAGTCTCATTTCAGGATGCACCAGCAGCAAACTCGCTACAGGAGGCTCTGCTGGGCCTGCAAGGTGGTGCAAAAACAGTGCCGGGCTAACAAACAAATGAGAGTGGACATGCATGCGATGAAGGCCATGAAAAATGCTGCCATTGTCTTACAATCTGTCTATAGAGGCATGAAATCTAGAAGAATCCTCAAGCAAGAACATCAAGCTGCAGCAGTTATCCAGAGATCTTTCAGAGCACACCGTGAACACAGGAGCTATCTGACCTTAAAGTCTTCAGTTCTGAAGATTCAGCGCAGATATCGAGCCAACATGgcagcaaagaaacaaaaacaccaatatCAACAAATCAGAAAAGCATCAATTGTTCTACAAGCCGTCTACAGAGGTCAGCAGGTCAGGAAGGAGGTTAAACGTTGGCACCAGGCTGCTACTGTGATCCAATCAGCTTTCAGAAGGTACAGGGAGGAGGTCAAGTTCCAGGCCATGCGTCTGTCTGCCATCATCATCCAAAGACGCTACAGAGCTCTTCTGCAGGGGAGGAGAGACAGAGAGAACTTCTTGAGGATGAAACGTTCTGCTGTGGTTCTTCAAGCAGCTTTCAGAGGTCACCGTGTGAGAAGTGAAGTCACAAACATGCACTCAGCAGCTCTCGTCATTCAAGCCAATTTCAGGAGATTCAGACGGCAAAAAGCATTCAGGACACAACGCTGGGCAGCTGTAGTCCTTCAGCAGAGGtttagagcccaaaaacagaaacgacaaacagtaaaacaataTCAGGATGTGagaaaagctacagttttgctTCAAGCTGCTTTCAGAGGCATGAAATCCAGAAGAATCCTCAAACAAGAACATCAAGCTGCTGCAGTTATCCAGAGATCTTTCAGAGCACACTGTGAACACAGGAGCTATCTGACCTTAAAGTCCTCCGTTCTGAAGATTCAGTGCAGATATCGAGCCAACATGgcagcaaagaaacaaaaacaccaatatCAACAAATCAGAAAAGCATCAATTGTTCTACAAGCCGTTTACAGAGGTCAACAGGTCAGGAAGGAGGTTAAACGTTGGCACCAGGCTGCTACTGTGATCCAATCAGCTTTCAGAAGGTACAGAGAGGAGGTCAAGTTCCAGGCCATGCGTCTGTCTGCCATCATCATCCAAAGACGCTACAGAGCTCTTCTGCAGGGGAGGAGAGACAGAGAGAACTTCTTGAGGATGAAACGTTCTGCTGTGGTTCTTCAAGCAGCTTTCAGAGGTCACCGTGTGAGAAGTGAAGTCACAAACATGCACTCTGCAGCTCTCGTCATTCAAGCTAATTTCAGAAGATTCAGACAGCAAAAAGCTTTTAGGAGACTACGCTGGGCAGCCGTAGTCTTTCAACAGAGGtttagagcccaaaaacagaaACGACATGCAGTGAAACAATATCAGGATATgagaaaagctgcagttttgctTCAAGCTGCTTTCAGAGGCATGAAATCCAGAAGAATCCTCAAACAAGAACATCAAGCTGCTGCAGTTATCCAGAGATCTTTCAGAGCACACCGTGAACACAGGAGCTATCTGACCTTAAAGTCCTTCGTTCTGAAGATTCAGCGCAGGTATCGAGCCAACATGGcagcaaagaaacaaaagcaCCAATATCAACAAATCAGAAAAGCATCAATTGTTCTACAAGCCGTCTACAGAGGTCAGCAGGTCAGGAAGGAAGTAAAACATTGGCATCAGGCTGCTACTGTGATCCAGTCAGCTTGCAGAAGGTACAGGGAGGAGGTCAAGTTCCAGGCCATGCGTCTGTCTGCCATCATCATCCAAAGACGCTACAGAGCTCTTCTGCAGGGGAGGAGAGACAGAGAGAACTTCTTGAGGAAGAAACGTTCTGCTGTGGTTCTTCAAGCAGCTTTCAGAGGTCACCGTGTGAGAAGTGAAGTCACAAACTTGCACTCTGCAGCTCTCGTCATTCAAGCCAATTTCAGGAGATTAAAGCATCAGAAAACCTTCAGGAGACTACGCTCGGCAGCCATAGTCCTTCAACAGAGGTTTAGGgcccaaaaacagaaacaacatgcAGTGAAACAATATCAGGATGTgagaaaagctgcagttttgctTCAAGCTGCTTTCAGAGGCATGAAATCCAGAAGAATCCTCAAACAAGAACATCAAGCTGCTGCAGTTATCCAGAGATCTTTCAGAGCACACCGTGAACACAGGAGCTATCTGACCTTAAAGTCCTCCGTTCTGAAGATTCAGCGCAGATATCGAGCCAACATGgcagcaaagaaacaaaaacaccaatatCAACAAATCAGAAAAGCATCAATTGTTCTACAAGCCGTTTACAGAGGTCAACAGGTCAGGAAGGAGGTTAAACGTTGGCACCAGGCTGCTACTGTGATCCAATCAGCTTTCAGAAGGTACAGAGAGGAGGTCAAGTTCCAGGCCATGCGTCTGTCTGCCATCATCATCCAAAGACGCTACAGAGCTCTTCTGCAGGGGAGGAGAGACAGAGAGAACTTCTTGAGGATGAAACGTTCTGCTGTGGTTCTTCAAGCAGCTTTCAGAGGTCACCGTGTGAGAAGTGAAGTCACAAACATGCACTCTGCAGCTCTCGTCATTCAAGCCAATTTCAGAAGATTCAGACAGCAAAAAGCTTTTAGGAGACTACGCTCTGCAGCTGTAGTCCTTCAGCAGAAGtttagagcccaaaaacagaaacaacattcAGTGAAACAATATCAGGATGTGagaaaagctacagttttgctTCAAGCTGCTTTCAGAGGCATGAAATCCAGAAGAATCCTCAAACAAGAACATCATGCTGCTGCAGTTATCCAGAGATCTTTCAGAGCACACTGTGAACACAGGAACTATAGGACCTTAAAGTCCTCCGTTCTGAAGATTCAGCGCAGATATCGAGCCAACATGGCAGCTAAAACTGAAAGGAACATCTACCTCCAGAAAAGGCAGGCTGCCATCTTAATTCAGAGGAGCTTCAGAACGTGGAAGGCTCGACAACTG GTTGTGGAAGCAGCACGAGCTGAGAAGAGACTGCGTTTCACAGCTGTGGTCTTCCATCATCTCTGTGCCATTAAGATCCAGAGACGTCTGAGAGCTCACTGGGCTTTGGAGTCGGCAAAGAAGCAGATCAACTCTGTAGTCACCATTCAA CGATGGTTGAGAGCGAGGCAACAGAGGAGACGATACCTGGAGGACAGGAGGAAGCTGGTTAGCATTCAGAGAGCTGTCAGACGCTGGCTCGCCCGCCGCCACCAAGCTGCCTCCGTCATCCAGCTGGCTGTCAGGAAGTTCCTCTATGTCAAGCGCCAGCAGAGGGTTCAGCAGGGCATTGTGAAGGCTCAG GCTCTGTGGAGAGCTCACTGCTCCCGCCGAAGGCACGACAATGTCAAACTCGTGAAACTAAGACATCGATTACGTCAAATTTCTGCTGCTGTTCGAGAGGAAGACAAACTGTGCAACAAGACGTCCTCTGCACTGGATTACCTCCTTCGATACAAACACTTCTCCTACATTCTAGAGGCCCTCAAAAACTTGG AGACGGCTACCAGGCTCTCACCTGAGTGCTGTGAGCGGTTGGTGGAAAGCGGCGCCACCAACGTCATCTTCACGCTGATCCGCTGTTGTAACAGAAGTGTCCCCTGCATGGATGTCATCACCTTCTCCATCCAGATCCTCCTCAACCTCTCCAAG TACCATAAGACCATAGAGGCGGTGTATTCAGTGGAAAACTCTGTGGAGACGCTGCTGGATTTGTTGCAGAGATACCGAGAGAAGGCGGGGGATAAAGTGGCAGAAAAAGGCGGAAGCATCTTCACCAAAGCCTGCTTCCTTCTcgctctgctcctgcaggacaAACGGCGCGCTGAG GCTGTCATGAAGCTGCCTAAAGTCCTGGATAGGATCCGCAGCATTTATCGGCTCACTGCTCGAAAACACAAGATGGACGCAGAAAGGACCATcttgaaacagaaaatgaacGCCTCGATAAACGGGAGCTTCTATGTTCCTGCAACGCCCCGTAAATCCCGCCCTGTACCAAA gtttgcGCCGGAGTGGGTCCTCAGAAAGGATAAACTTAAAGACATCGTGGATCCTCTCAGAGCCATTCACATGGTGGCAGACACTCTGTCTATTgtgttgtaa